TGTGAAGGGAACACCCTTGCTTGCACCAGGAGAAGAAGGGTTAAAAGGGGTAGAATTGGCAAATTCCATTTAGTTATCCTCTTGGCTAAAAAGAACAGTAGAGTTCCCGATTGATAGTGACCTCTATCTTCAAAAGCTACAGGAAAAAATCAATCATTCAATTGTTGGAGAATAGGTGTTTAGGGACAGTCCCCCGCCGCTTTAACGCGACGGGGGACTGTCCCTAAAATATGTCTATGAAAGTGATAGTGCTTTTGAGAGATTTGATTTGATTGAGACTTTGTTGAAGTTAAGTCCCAGTTGTACGGCTGTTTGGGCGATTTCAGGGCGCAGTCCTGAAAGGGTGGTTTCCACGCCGATTAAGTTCAGGGCATCGATTAATAGAAAGATTTGATGAGCGACCATCGTATCGATCATGATCACACCTGATAAATCGATAAACAGCTGGTTTACATTTTTACTTGCGCATTGTTCAAGGGTATTCTCTAGGATTAGTTTTGCTCTAGCTGTATCAATGTCACCTACTAATGGAAGTAGGGCAGAGTCTTTTGATAAGGTGATCACGGGTGAACTTAATTCATTGATCATTTCTTGTTGTGCAATAAGCTGAGAAGTAGAAGCATTGTGCGTTTCTTCTGCAAAGCGAAGAATGACTGTATCAAAGGTCTTGACGATTAATCGATTCCACGTTTTCACTTCTCTTGGCGTTACTTCATCTTGATGCAACTCAACAAATTCATCTAAGAAATCTAAATACTGTTCACGTGTTCTCATGAATTCCCTGATGACGAAATGGATCGGCGTTCTCTGATGTTCAGTATCACGTGCGATTTCCTCTATCCAAGATTGGAATTTCGTAAAAAACTCACATTCCTCTAGGATAAAGATTTCGCATAGATGTAAATGGAACTCATAGTTTTGTCTTTTAACATTCTCAATCACTTTCGGATCATTTGAAG
The window above is part of the Bacillus sp. SORGH_AS_0510 genome. Proteins encoded here:
- a CDS encoding STAS domain-containing protein yields the protein MHRSETLHSFLLSKASQLTEDWYNSLDKSDPTGVYSSNDPKVIENVKRQNYEFHLHLCEIFILEECEFFTKFQSWIEEIARDTEHQRTPIHFVIREFMRTREQYLDFLDEFVELHQDEVTPREVKTWNRLIVKTFDTVILRFAEETHNASTSQLIAQQEMINELSSPVITLSKDSALLPLVGDIDTARAKLILENTLEQCASKNVNQLFIDLSGVIMIDTMVAHQIFLLIDALNLIGVETTLSGLRPEIAQTAVQLGLNFNKVSIKSNLSKALSLS